From Penicillium psychrofluorescens genome assembly, chromosome: 1, one genomic window encodes:
- a CDS encoding uncharacterized protein (ID:PFLUO_001289-T1.cds;~source:funannotate): MASSFLKNNHLVQNFTPRLAGAVGLIALSTLNYGFDNQGIATSQAMAAYKKQFGDYDPTTKTWAIPAYWTSLLNSLNFIGFAIGLYVGSIVSARYGRRMSMFCMSLWAMMSATILLTSSRIEQVLAGRIINYAYIGMELATCPPFQAEIVPASVRGFAVGAYEASMLLGGVIINSVCLGTNGLSTNAAWRIPQGLFYIVPSIVASCIWFIPESPRWLLLNDRAEEALESLKKLRSASNRDYSPEEELEHLRESLNQEQNQGTYMDLFRGSNRKRTLIAIGMNFFLQATGSPFTAAYGTLFVQSLGTISPFEFSLMSSCINFFCCLIAIYITDRVGRRPLLMIGSILQVIWLFTMGGIGTVSSPTTIQTQVIVAATALSSASLCVSWDPLNYVITTELPASRLRDKTQRVASIVNIATNFIFSFFTPYLLDAPYANLHSKVGFIFGSLACCSFLFAFFCVPEMKGRSLEEINQMFQDGVPVRKFGTHPFATAATEAEAAEMKIRSTSDGPNKAGAVEVEREDDGTES, encoded by the exons ATGGCGTCCTCGTTTCTGAAGAACAACCACCTCGTGCAAAACTTCACGCCGCGGCTGGCAGGTGCAGTTGGGCTCATTGCCCTCTCGACACTCAACTATGGATTCGACAACCAAGGCATCGCGACCAGCCAAGCGATGGCGGCTTACAAGAAACAGTTCGGTGACTACGACCCTACCACCAAAACCTGGGCGATTCCAGCATACTGGACATCCCTTCTCAATAGTTTAAACTTCATCGGATTTGCAATTG GATTGTACGTCGGCAGCATCGTAAGCGCTCGCTATGGCCGTCGCATGTCGATGTTTTGCATGTCGCTGTGGGCAATGATGTCTGCTACTATCCTTCTCACCTCCAGTCGGATTGAGCAGGTGTTGGCAGGTCGCATCATCAACTACGCCTACATTGGAATGGAGCTGGCCACATGCCCGCCGTTTCAAGCAGAGATTGTCCCGGCCTCCGTCCGCGGCTTCGCGGTGGGTGCCTACGAGGCGAGTATGCTGCTAGGGggtgtcatcatcaacagTGTGTGCCTGGGCACCAACGGGCTATCTACCAACGCCGCTTGGCGGATCCCCCAGGGTCTATTCTACATCGTCCCGTCTATCGTGGCATCCTGCATCTGGTTTATTCCGGAATCTCCTCGATGGTTATTGTTGAACGACCGTGCTgaggaggcgctggagtCGCTCAAGAAGCTCCGCAGTGCATCTAATAGAGACTACAGTCCCGAGGAAGAGCTCGAGCATCTACGCGAGTCTCTCAATCAGGAGCAAAACCAAGGCACATACATGGATTTGTTCCGGGGCAGCAATCGGAAACGCACCCTCATCGCCATAGGCAtgaacttcttcctccaagcGACGGGGTCTCCCTTCACAGCCGCGTACGGCACGCTCTTCGTGCAATCGCTGGGCACGATCAGTCCATTCGAGTTCTCCCTTATGAGCTCGTGCATCAACTTCTTTTGCTGTCTGATTGCTATTTACATCACCGACCGAGTCGGGCGGCGGCCACTGCTGATGATCGGGTCGATTCTGCAAGTGATTTGGCTCTTCACCATGGGAGGTATTGGAACTGTATCTTCACCGACAACGATCCAGACCCAGGTCATTGTCGCTGCGACGGCCTTGTCGTCTGCTAGTTTGTGCGTGAGCTGGGACCCATTGAACTACGTTATTACCACCGAGCTTCCGGCGAGTCGATTGCGCGATAAGACGCAGCGGGTAGCATCGATCGTGAACATCGCGACCAA TttcatcttctctttcttcacaCCCTACCTTCTCGATGCGCCCTATGCCAATCTTCACTCCAAGGTTGGCTTTATCTTTGGAAGTCTAGCATGCTGCTCCTTTTTATTTGCCTTCTTCTGTGTACCGGAGATGAAGGGCCGATCTCTCGAGGAGATTAATCAGATGTTCCAGGATGGTGTTCCAGTGCGCAAGTTTGGGACTCACCCATTTGCAACTGCTGCAACCGAGGCAGAAGCAgcggagatgaagatcagATCGACTAGCGATGGACCGAATAAAGCTGGGGCTGTGGAGGTGGAAAGGGAGGACGATGGAACCGAATCATGA
- a CDS encoding uncharacterized protein (ID:PFLUO_001293-T1.cds;~source:funannotate) → MGGSWKMYLYGIAPCTGGVAFGYDTGSMSGILAMKQFLDYMDHPGNFLQGGITASIQAGAFAGSLLTGALLADRLGRRKTILLGSLIFTIGVAVATASNNVTALVAGRVINGLGNGCLAMMVPLYQSEIAPPKIRGRIVSMQQCSINFGILIAFWIQYGASFLEGPASFRLAMGLQMIPTVALHVTMYFMPESPRWLAQRDENEKALHALARLHSDGDINDAFVQAELAEIVAMIKWERENPPPGYIEMLFGRARRRTWLGLGVQFWQQVTGVNVIMYYAVFLFEQAGIGSGKKSLLANGIQGAVLNVFTWPSMYYMDKWGRRTPMVIGGVGMAISMMLIATIMKTMGNPVYNPLTDKTNFAFASKAASDATIAFVYIYVMTFALTWACVAWVYPPELFTTGSRSRGTSMTSATNWFVNFWFALYIPTAMDKISWKLYLVFMTLCFAMSICVFFFYPETAGKSLEEVDLLFAKNRTIWVFRDRQARKVGAIIERDMAHGEALTEFDDKGTGIVHLDHVEV, encoded by the exons ATGGGTGGTTCGTGG AAAATGTACCTTTACGGCATTGCGCCATGCACGGGAGGCGTGGCGTTTGGCTAT GATACCGGATCTATGA GCGGAATTCTGGCCATGAAACAATTCCTCGACTACATGGACCATCCCGGCAATTTCCTTCAGGGTGGAATCACTGCGTCAATTCAGGCCGGTGCGTTTGCAGGGTCGTTGCTGACGGGCGCTCTGCTGGCTGATCGTCTGGGCCGCCGCAAAACTATCCTGCTTggctccttgatcttcactATAGGTGTGGCTGTCGCGACCGCATCCAACAATGTCACGGCACTTGTTGCTGGACGCGTGATCAATGGTCTTGGGAATGGTTGCTTAGCGATGATG GTTCCCTTATACCAAAGTGAAATTGCGCCTCCCAA GATTCGCGGCCGAATCGTCTCCATGCAACAATGCAGCATCAATTTCGGTATTCTAATCGCTTTCTGGATTCAATACGGTGCCAGCTTTCTCGAAGGCCCCGCATCGTTTCGTCTGGCAATGGGTCTCCAGATGATCCCAACAGTCGCCCTTCACGTGACCATGTATTTCATGCCGGAGTCGCCCCGTTGGCTTGCCCAGCGGGACGAGAACGAAAAGGCGTTGCACGCATTAGCGCGTCTGCACTCCGATGGAGATATTAACGATGCATTTGTACAGGCGGAGCTGGCTGAAATTGTGGCCATGATCAAGTGGGAGAGAGAAAACCCTCCACCAGGTTATATCGAGATGCTATTCGGTCGGGCGCGTCGTCGTACGTGGCTGGGACTCGGAGTG CAATTCTGGCAACAAGTTACGGGTGTCAACGT AATTATGTACTATGCAGTGTTCCTGTTTGAGCAAGCAGGTATTGGCTCGGGCAAGAAATCCCTGTTGGCAAACGGTATCCAAGGAGCCGTCTTGAACGTTTTCACTTGGCCCAGCATGTATTATATGGATAAATGGGGCCGCCGCACCCCCATGGTCATTGGCGGAGTTGGCATGGCCATTTCCATGATGCTGATCGCAACAATCATGAAAACAATGG GTAATCCGGTGTATAACCCTCTCACGGACAAGACAAATTTCGCCTTTGCCAGCAAGGCGGCCTCTGATGCTACCATTGCCTTCGTCTATATCTATGTCATGACGTTTGCTTTGACCTGGGCCTGTGTTGCCTGGGTTTACCCCCCGGAGCTATTTACCACTGGCTCGCGTAGTCGTGGAACGTCCATGACTTCGGCTACAAACTGGTTTGTG AACTTCTGGTTCGCACTATATATCCCCACGGCAATGGACAAGATTTC ATGGAAATTGTACCTGGTGTTTATGACTCTGTGCTTTGCAATGTCTATTtgcgtcttcttcttctacccA GAAACAGCAGGGAAGTCATTGGAGGAAGTTGATCTCCTCTTCGCAAAGAACCGCACTATCTGGGTGTTCCGCGACCGGCAGGCTCGCAAGGTCGGCGCCATTATTGAGCGCGACATGGCTCACGGCGAGGCCCTCACAGAGTTTGATGACAAGGGTACGGGTATAGTACATCTGGACCATGTTGAAGTTTAA
- a CDS encoding uncharacterized protein (ID:PFLUO_001291-T1.cds;~source:funannotate) translates to MSRNRACDGCAARKTKCDRRSPCRRCTALGVACTALRECVKPGPKGPWAERKRQARLQRSPLPWATDNPAAGILPALQPIVRRGVSTPKRRGYLDVYQRELYYLWPVIDVEDLGSRLADAGAYALCTALGAVTLSRVVHPSLIGEELDPRAESDKLVTESEKARAQVLYQENPSTDILLSSFFLHVHCSNRGQICKATLLLREAITFAQLLGFDQVKHYANLPKSEAQLHLRIAWLLFITERGHTTRFDLPRTLCLDPNLPALEEDENPSGLLPFIGMCHLFQTFGSAMDRDPGPDLMSDFFVGMDTRLRDTRGLLSSSPDSQRADFLITQQWMRIILWKLAMFHVALSADPTVENLSISFPENVARNVMGYLDMFPRAIVEGHGLGMQMKLADIAISLADVLSCTPRVPESRQLMRVCPAEVLNHLAAFLNSIPDKVNPHLELLQEKIAQYGLCYPLSVLSRKDSSVYERVQEIRKLEEATERDIWQVDKTNYNAICF, encoded by the exons ATGTCTCGGAATCGTGCATGCGATGGGTGCGCCGCACGCAAGACCAAGTGTGATCGCAGATCGCCCTGCCGGCGGTGCACGGCCCTAGGTGTGGCCTGTACAGCCCTACGGGAATGTGTCAAGCCCGGCCCCAAGGGGCCGTGGGCCGAGCGGAAACGCCAGGCTCGACTGCAAAGATCTCCACTGCCATGGGCGACGGACAATCCTGCAGCAGGAATCTTGCCGGCTTTACAACCGATCGTCCGTCGGGGCGTGTCAACTCCCAAAAGAAGAGGTTATCTCGACGTCTACCAGCGGGAGTTATACTACCTCTGGCCCGTGATCGATGTGGAGGATCTGGGCAGCCGATTAGCCGATGCCGGCGCATATGCACTCTGCACGGCACTGGGCGCGGTCACCCTCTCGCGCGTTGTCCATCCAAGTCTAATTGGCGAAGAATTAGACCCTCGGGCGGAAAGCGACAAGTTGGTGACAGAGTCAGAGAAAGCAAGAGCCCAGGTTCTCTACCAGGAGAATCCAAGCACCGACATCTTGTTGAGCTCGTTTTTCTTGCACGTCCACTGTTCCAATCGCGGCCAAATCTGCAAGGCTACTCTACTTCTCCGCGAGGCCATCACGTTTGCTCAGTTACTCGGATTCGACCAGGTTAAGCATTATGCGAATCTGCCAAAATCAGAAGCTCAACTTCATCTCCGGATTGCATGGCTCCTTTTTATCACAGAAAG AGGGCATACCACCCGATTTGACCTCCCAAGAACTTTGTGTCTGGATCCAAATCTACCAGCacttgaagaagacgaaaaCCCATCTGGGTTGCTTCCATTCATTGGAATGTGCCACTTATTCCAAACTTTCGGTTCCGCCATGGACCGCGATCCGGGGCCTGATCTCATGTCCGATTTCTTTGTCGGCATGGATACACGCTTGCGAGATACACGAGGGCTGTTATCCAGCAGTCCCGACTCCCAACGAGCAGACTTTCTCATTACCCAGCAGTGGATGAGAATCATCCTGTGGAAGCTAGCCATGTTCCATGTGGCGTTGTCGGCCGACCCCACTGTCGAGAATTTGAGCATTTCATTCCCGGAGAATGTGGCTCGGAATGTCATGGGGTATCTTGATATGTTCCCTCGAGCCATTGTCGAAGGCCACGGTCTCGGGATG CAAATGAAACTGGCCGACATCGCTATCTCCCTTGCTGATGTTCTGTCTTGTACGCCACGAGTCCCCGAAAGTCGGCAACTTATGCGAGTTTGCCCGGCAGAAGTATTGAATCATCTGGCCGCGTTCCTGAACTCGATCCCAGACAAGGTCAACCCGCATCTTGAGCTCCTGCAGGAGAAAATTGCGCAATACGGATTGTGTTATCCATTAAGTGTTCTGTCGCGGAAGGACAGTTCTGTCTATGAGCGTGTGCAGGAGATACGCAAGCTTGAGGAGGCAACAGAACGTGATATTTGGCAAGTAGATAAGACAAATTATAATGCCATATGTTTTTAA
- a CDS encoding uncharacterized protein (ID:PFLUO_001295-T1.cds;~source:funannotate) encodes MTRFTVVCSLIAAILGLVDHTSASPLELAKRACYDNASDGCTQNSNPFDNPAAGNCLGVLSVVGGAAITPTGGASASVSFNIYDSSGNNVACVSEVPGGSSYTLCSNELQYELEIDDACGVQGASSCSTCSMKYAAWAGDCVSSSAAQETTIGDTGITGGTAYGLAFAC; translated from the coding sequence ATGACTCGTTTTACCGTGGTCTGTTCTTTGATCGCCGCTATCCTGGGCCTCGTGGACCATACTTCCGCCTCACCACTTGAACTCGCCAAACGCGCTTGCTACGATAACGCAAGCGACGGCTGCACTCAAAATTCAAACCCATTCGATAACCCCGCGGCAGGTAACTGCTTGGGTGTTCTTTCGGTTGTAGGCGGTGCGGCCATCACTCCTACAGGTGGAGCCAGCGCATCAGTGTCATTCAATATCTACGATAGCAGTGGGAATAACGTGGCATGCGTCAGCGAAGTTCCGGGAGGCAGCAGCTATACTTTGTGTAGCAACGAGCTCCAGTACGAACTCGAAATCGATGATGCCTGCGGTGTGCAAGGCGCATCCTCCTGCTCAACTTGCTCGATGAAGTACGCAGCCTGGGCAGGCGATTGCGTCAGCTCATCGGCCGCACAGGAGACAACCATTGGTGACACTGGCATCACAGGCGGCACAGCGTACGGTCTTGCTTTCGCCTGCTAA
- a CDS encoding uncharacterized protein (ID:PFLUO_001296-T1.cds;~source:funannotate) — protein MSVPRASTPLSRLLPPLILGGAGLSHQVFRNPNSTQALQLLKRAFQLGLRAIDTSAYYHPSEELLGEALSHPDITNNYSRDQYLLMTKVGRISATHFDYSPAWVRQSVTRSLRRLHTRYLDVVFCHDVEFVPEEEVLEAIGVLLEMVRDGHIRYVGISGYRIDILVRIARRVKEQYLRPLDVVQNWAQLTLQNDRLARDGLTALQEAGVSCVCSSSPLAIGLLRAGGVPVGDLGDFHPAPAGLRLAAQKAADYVTSWGESLAELALRYAIRHAQLASTADFRVATITGVTSVSELEENFATARRVLVDSDELRLLWKADVSSEESVHNDQEESLCAAVQEILGPWHNYSFPSPGDGWDVAAKRPVLVRL, from the coding sequence ATGAGCGTTCCTCGAGCCTCGACGCCTTTGTCGCGTCTGCTCCCGCCGCTCATCTTAGGCGGTGCCGGGCTCAGCCATCAAGTATTCCGGAATCCTAACTCAACCCAGGCGCTGCAACTGCTCAAACGTGCGTTTCAGCTCGGTCTACGGGCCATCGACACCTCAGCCTACTACCATCCCTCAGAGGAGCTTCTAGGGGAGGCCCTCTCTCATCCCGACATCACCAATAACTACTCCCGCGACCAGTACCTCTTGATGACCAAAGTGGGACGCATCAGCGCCACCCATTTCGACTACTCGCCTGCGTGGGTCCGACAATCTGTCACACGCTCGCTGCGGCGCTTGCATACCCGCTATTTGGATGTGGTTTTCTGCCATGATGTCGAATTTGTgcccgaggaagaggttCTCGAGGCTATCGGAGTCTTGCTAGAAATGGTCCGTGATGGTCACATTCGATATGTTGGTATATCAGGGTACCGGATCGATATCCTTGTGCGTATCGCTCGGCGTGTCAAAGAGCAGTACTTGCGGCCTCTGGATGTCGTGCAAAATTGGGCCCAACTGACCTTGCAAAACGACCGTCTAGCGCGAGACGGCTTGACGGCCTTGCAAGAGGCTGGCGTATCGTGTGTCTGCAGTTCTAGTCCGTTGGCAATCGGTCTCCTACGGGCCGGAGGGGTCCCCGTGGGCGACTTGGGAGACTTTCATCCGGCTCCGGCAGGCTTGCGACTTGCAGCACAGAAAGCGGCTGATTATGTTACCTCCTGGGGCGAGTCTCTGGCGGAGTTGGCCCTGCGATATGCTATCCGTCACGCGCAATTAGCATCGACGGCAGATTTCCGTGTTGCGACTATCACGGGAGTCACTTCAGTCTCAGAGTTGGAAGAGAATTTCGCGACTGCTCGGCGAGTTCTCGTAGATTCGGACGAGCTCAGGTTGCTGTGGAAGGCAGATGTATCTTCAGAAGAATCGGTACATAATGACCAGGAGGAATCGTTGTGTGCAGCAGTGCAAGAGATTTTAGGACCATGGCATAACTACAGCTTTCCGAGTCCTGGCGATGGATGGGATGTGGCAGCCAAACGGCCAGTGCTCGTCCGATTATGA
- a CDS encoding uncharacterized protein (ID:PFLUO_001294-T1.cds;~source:funannotate), which translates to MTTITSFTSHDIRFPTSLDQVGSDGMNKGPDYSAAYCILQTDSKHSGHGMTFTIGRGNDLVCSAINLTAPLIVGRKLEDLVQDWARTWRYLTSDSQLRWVGPEKGVIHMALGAVVNALWDLWGKVEGKPVWQLVADMTPEEVVGCIDFRYLTDAITPDEAIQMLRETQAGKAERLAEVQRNRAVSAYTTSAGWLGYGKDKMRELLRQSLAEGFKHFKLKVGGSVEEDRERLGIAREVIGYDQGNVLMVDANQVWSVPEAIEHMKALAEFKPWFIEEPTSPDDILGHAAVRKALQGQVGVATGEMVQNRIVFKQLLQAGAIDVLQPDACRVGGVNEILAILLLARKFRVPIVPHSGGVGLPEYTQHLSTIDYLVVSGEKSILEYVDHLHEHFLEPAQTDSGHYITPRAPGYSVQMKPDSLERYSFPGGPQSWWRGEEASRILHGDRGLPLL; encoded by the exons ATGACCACTATTACCAGCTTCACTTCACACGACATCCGGTTTCCG ACCTCTCTGGACCAAGTTGGCTCCGATGGAATGAATAAGGGCCCTGACTACTCGGCCGCCTATTGCATTTTGCAGACCGATTCGAAACATAGTGGGCATGGAATG ACATTCACGATTGGTCGCGGCAATGATCTCGTTTGCAGCGCAATTAATCTGACCGCTCCCTTGATTGTGGGTCGCAAGTTGGAAGACCTGGTCCAGGACTGGGCTCGCACCTGGCGATACCTTACGTCGGATTCCCAATTGCGATGGGTTGGCCCAGAGAAGGGCGTGATTCACATGGCCCTGGGCGCAGTTGTCAATGCACTCTGGGATCTTTGGGGCAAGGTAGAAGGTAAACCGGTATGGCAGCTGGTGGCGGATATGACTCCCGAGGAAGTGGTTGGGTGTATTGATTTTCGCTATCTCACCGATGCCATCACTCCGGACGAAGCTATCCAGATGCTTCGAGAGACTCAGGCTGGAAAGGCCGAGCGATTGGCAGAAGTGCAGCGCAATCGTGCCGTATCGGCCTACACCACCAGTGCGGGATGGCTTGGCTATGGCAAGGACAAGATGCGGGAACTGCTTCGACAGAGCCTCGCAGAAGGGTTCAAGCACTTCAAGCTAAAGGTTGGTGGAtcggttgaagaagatcgggAAAGGCTAGGCATTGCCCGTGAAGTCATTGGATATGACCAAGGAAACGTGCTCATGGTCGATGCCAACCAGGTCTGGTCCGTGCCGGAGGCCATCGAGCACATGAAAGCACTGGCCGAGTTCAAGCCTTGGTTCATTGAAGAACCCACATCCCCAGATGACATTCTGGGCCACGCCGCAGTCCGTAAAGCTCTCCAGGGCCAGGTGGGCGTGGCGACCGGCGAGATGGTGCAAAACCGCATCGTATTCAAACAGCTGCTTCAGGCGGGGGCAATCGACGTCTTGCAGCCGGATGCCTGTCGTGTAGGCGGGGTTAATGAGATCCTTGCTATCTTACTCCTCGCTCGCAAGTTCAGGGTTCCCATCGTGCCTCATTCAGGCGGCGTTGGTCTACCTGAATACACGCAGCATTTGAGTACAATCGACTACTTGGTGGTCAGCGGAGAGAAAAGCATTCTCGAGTATGTCGACCACTTGCATGAGCACTTCCTCGAGCCTGCTCAGACCGATTCCGGTCATTATATCACACCACGCGCGCCGGGATACAGTGTACAGATGAAACCGGACAGCCTGGAGCGATACAGTTTTCCCGGAGGACCGCAAAGCTGGTGGAGGGGTGAAGAAGCCAGTCGCATCCTGCACGGAGACCGTGGCCTGCCGTTGCTGTAA
- a CDS encoding uncharacterized protein (ID:PFLUO_001290-T1.cds;~source:funannotate): MSSQKNVLLVIADDLGKSLGCYGEKNIQTPHLDALAREGAIFDNAFASTASCSGSRSVIYTGLHTHENGQYGLNHSTHHFMTFDHIQTAPQLLRDHNYLTGIIGKIHVGPLSVYPWEVVVESPSRDVSWVAEQASSFFDQAKNGERPFFLTVGYMDPHRDHTRGGFGNGESQVSAEDGLYDPATVTVPDFLNDVPEVRQELAEYYRAIGRVDRGFGLIMKSLKEHGLDRETMVIFMSDNGPPFLNSKTTLFDAGIRLPLIIRQPGGTPGIQNPNLVSYIDILPTILDWAGYRESQAAEPQRRGRSLLPILASSSLDDAWTQVFGSHTFHEITNYYPTRFLRNSRYKYHRNVVWKIDFPFSTDLYASLSWEGMRNVDGPVMIGKRPLENYIQRPAEELYDLQNDPFEVTNLASDPGHQDLLRRLRGEMENWQRESKDPWLFRDGVSLLEMHGHLKAGLKIPDRFDFDISAPGSRGDHKTI; the protein is encoded by the coding sequence ATGTCTTCCCAGAAGAACGTCCTGTTGGTTATCGCGGACGACCTCGGCAAGTCGCTGGGTTGTTACGGCGAGAAGAATATCCAAACGCCACACCTGGACGCACTAGCCCGAGAAGGAGCCATCTTCGATAATGCGTTCGCCAGTACCGCATCTTGCAGTGGCAGCCGATCCGTCATCTATACTGGCTTACACACGCATGAGAATGGCCAGTACGGGCTGAACCACTCCACCCACCACTTTATGACATTCGACCATATTCAGACCGCGCCACAACTACTCCGGGATCACAACTATCTAACCGGCATCATCGGCAAAATACACGTGGGACCACTTTCAGTATACCCGTGGGAAGTGGTGGTCGAAAGTCCGAGTCGAGACGTGTCTTGGGTCGCTGAGCAGGCCTCGTCCTTCTTTGACCAGGCCAAGAACGGCGAGCGACCGTTCTTCCTGACTGTCGGATACATGGACCCCCATCGGGATCACACTCGTGGTGGGTTTGGTAATGGAGAAAGTCAGGTTTCAGCTGAAGACGGCCTTTACGATCCAGCGACGGTTACTGTCCCGGATTTCCTGAATGATGTCCCAGAAGTACGCCAGGAATTGGCCGAGTACTATCGGGCAATTGGTCGCGTGGATCGAGGATTCGGCTTGATTATGAAATCGCTGAAAGAGCATGGATTGGATCGCGAGACCATGGTCATCTTCATGAGCGACAATGGTCCCCCATTTTTGAATTCCAAGACAACCCTATTCGACGCGGGTATTCGCCTGCCTCTCATTATCCGCCAACCGGGTGGCACTCCCGGGATCCAGAACCCGAATTTGGTCTCCTACATTGATATTCTACCGACTATCCTGGACTGGGCTGGCTACCGAGAGTCACAAGCGGCCGAACCACAACGTAGAGGACGCTCACTATTGCCGATTCTGGCCAGTTCCTCACTGGATGATGCATGGACCCAAGTATTTGGATCACACACATTCCATGAAATCACAAACTATTATCCAACTCGGTTCTTGAGAAATTCCAGATACAAGTACCACCGAAATGTGGTGTGGAAAATCGACTTTCCTTTTTCCACGGACCTTTACGCATCCCTGTCATGGGAGGGAATGCGAAACGTTGATGGACCGGTGATGATTGGCAAACGGCCACTAGAGAACTACATCCAGCGCCCAGCAGAAGAACTGTACGATTTGCAGAACGATCCGTTCGAAGTCACCAATCTTGCATCCGACCCGGGGCACCAGGATCTATTGCGTCGCTTGCGAGGGGAAATGGAAAATTGGCAACGGGAATCTAAGGATCCTTGGCTCTTCCGTGACGGAGTGTCGTTGTTGGAAATGCACGGACATTTGAAGGCTGGGTTGAAGATTCCAGACCGATTTGATTTTGATATTTCTGCGCCTGGGTCAAGAGGTGATCACAAAACCATCTAA
- a CDS encoding uncharacterized protein (ID:PFLUO_001292-T1.cds;~source:funannotate): MSSASRQALFDKYPSILKFDNDNYEESHDGRELALLDHIYNHPSLNELRGNPAAIMRVMDEFAAQKDFLINIGSDKGEKVRQLILKERPAVLVELGGYVGYSAIAFGDAMRKAAGNDQTVRLLSLEFDPLIASIAMNLVDLAGLADVVKVVVGSAADSLKRLNDEGKLAANSIDFMFLDHVEDLYQQDLQLCERLGLLKSGALVVADNVVRPGAPQYREYVRQHSGMESWGIPGLIMPGEFDVGTRS; this comes from the coding sequence ATGTCTTCTGCTTCCAGACAAGCCCTCTTTGACAAGTACCCGTCGATCCTCAAGTTCGACAACGACAACTACGAGGAGTCCCACGATGGCCGCGAgcttgccctcctcgaccacaTCTACAACCACCCGTCGTTGAACGAGCTGCGTGGCAACCCCGCTGCCATCATGCGCGTGATGGATGAATTCGCCGCTCAAAAAGACTTTCTTATTAACATTGGAAGtgacaagggcgagaaggttCGTCAGCTCATTTTGAAAGAAAGGCCTGCTGTCCTTGTCGAGCTGGGCGGTTACGTCGGCTACTCTGCCATCGCCTTTGGAGATGCCATGCGAAAGGCCGCTGGAAACGATCAGACCGTTCGTCTCTTGAGCCTCGAGTTTGATCCTCTCATCGCGTCGATTGCTATGAACTTGGTCGACTTGGCTGGATTGGCCGATGTCGTCAAGGTCGTTGTGGGGTCCGCGGCTGATTCACTAAAAAGACTGAACGATGAAGGCAAGTTGGCTGCGAACAGCATTGATTTCATGTTCCTTGACCATGTCGAGGATCTCTACCAGCAGGATTTGCAGCTCTGCGAGCGGCTGGGCCTTCTCAAGTCGGGCGCCTTGGTGGTGGCCGATAATGTGGTCCGTCCTGGCGCGCCTCAGTACCGCGAGTATGTCCGCCAGCATTCCGGTATGGAAAGCTGGGGTATCCCGGGCCTTATTATGCCTGGTGAATTCGATGTGGGTACTCGCAGCTGA